The following are from one region of the Solidesulfovibrio fructosivorans JJ] genome:
- a CDS encoding radical SAM/SPASM domain-containing protein — MGQLYSSMKIFHFKDKIDSTPAQQPIQAPIHLRIKPTNFCNHNCRYCAYRMDSLQLGKDMRIRDSIPHDKMREIVTDIIDMGVKAVTFSGGGEPFCYPYLLETVKRLHENGVKFASLSNGALLTGEIAEFFAANGHWLRVSMDGWSDDSYTELRGVKSGEFTKIMGNLEHFVRYNGFCRLGVSFIINAINHSHVPEILEQLRDRGVRSVKVTACVVSNQAEENRAYHAPFCQATVDAIHEATARLAGPDFEIFNDYPNHDTLFQKKYTWCPYQQILAVVAADLGVYSCQDKAYNLENGLLGSLREQSLKEFWFKDKKAFFRINPSRDCQHHCTANAKNLAIHDYLSVDRDHLEFV; from the coding sequence ATGGGTCAGCTCTATTCAAGCATGAAAATATTCCATTTTAAAGACAAGATCGACAGCACGCCCGCGCAACAGCCCATCCAGGCACCGATTCACCTGCGCATCAAGCCAACAAACTTCTGCAACCACAACTGCCGCTACTGCGCCTACCGCATGGATTCCCTGCAGCTCGGCAAGGACATGCGCATCCGAGACAGCATTCCTCATGATAAAATGCGAGAAATCGTCACGGATATTATCGATATGGGTGTCAAGGCCGTCACTTTCAGCGGCGGCGGCGAACCCTTTTGTTATCCTTACCTGCTGGAAACCGTAAAACGACTCCATGAAAACGGCGTCAAATTCGCTTCCCTGTCCAACGGCGCCCTTCTTACCGGCGAAATTGCGGAATTTTTCGCGGCCAACGGACATTGGCTGCGTGTGTCCATGGATGGCTGGAGTGACGACAGCTACACCGAGCTTCGCGGCGTCAAAAGCGGTGAATTCACCAAGATTATGGGAAACCTGGAGCATTTCGTCCGGTACAACGGCTTCTGCAGGTTGGGCGTGAGCTTCATCATAAACGCCATCAACCACAGCCATGTCCCTGAAATTCTGGAACAGCTCCGGGATCGTGGCGTGCGCAGCGTCAAGGTGACCGCCTGCGTGGTCTCCAACCAGGCCGAGGAAAACCGCGCCTATCATGCGCCGTTCTGCCAGGCCACTGTGGACGCCATCCATGAGGCGACGGCGAGGCTCGCCGGACCGGATTTTGAGATCTTCAACGACTACCCCAATCACGACACCCTGTTTCAAAAAAAGTACACGTGGTGCCCTTACCAGCAGATCCTCGCCGTGGTCGCCGCGGATCTCGGCGTCTACTCCTGCCAGGACAAAGCCTACAACTTGGAAAACGGCCTTCTTGGCAGCCTGCGGGAACAGTCACTTAAGGAATTCTGGTTCAAGGATAAAAAAGCCTTTTTCCGCATAAATCCAAGCCGGGATTGCCAGCACCACTGCACCGCCAACGCCAAGAATCTCGCCATCCACGATTATCTCAGTGTGGATCGGGACCATCTGGAATTCGTTTGA